The genomic stretch cTAGACAGAAAGCAATTTCTGGAACTTCATAATATAATTTGATTGGCTGACTGACTTGTTCTTGTGTCAAGAACACATTAAATCAGATAATATACCTTGTCATTTCAACAGATTTTTACAAAATGTGTACTTACTGCACTTTGCTTATAGGCCTATACGCAGAGGAGCTGTCCTTTTCAGCACCACTGTCGCCTTGTGCACACCTACCCAGTTACACAATACTGTAGTCATGTTATAAGTAGCCTAACGCTCGTCTCCATTTTATCACAGGAATGATAATCAGGATGTTTAAATTAAGACTCCTCAACGCTGTCGCCCCAGCATACTTTTTCTCAGCCACAGCGGTAACCTTCATTTTTCACTTCTGCTTTTTCATCCCAACGATTTTTCAAAGCCCGGGCATCTCACTGAGAGCATCAACTGTGATTCACACCGCCGTTTTCCTATACCTGATGCTGAACGCTTTAGGTAACTATGTCATGACTATAAAGTACCCCGCTGAGAGCGCAAATGAGACCGTGATTCCTGCATGTTCGGCAGATTGCTCAGATAAAATAGACGCCCACTACCTCCTCAACGGTCGCCACTTCTGCAAACTCTGTAAGAAAGTCATACTCAGGAGGGACCACCACTGTTTTTTTACTGGAAACTGCATTGGCAACAAAAACATGCGATACTTCATCATGTTCTGCATATACACGTCATGCACTTGTTTGTACTCCTTGGTTCTTGGTGTGGCCTTTCTAACTGTGGAATACAACATCTCCTTTGAGAACCCATTGACTTTCCTCACCCTTCTGCCCCTCTCTACTGGTTACTTCTTCCTCGGTGAGTTTCACATATAGCACTTTAAAGTTTATGCAAGGATATTGAGTTTCTGAACTTACCAAGggctcttctttctcctctattcCCCTCCCCATCAGGAGTTATTTCAGGTCTGCAGTTCTTCCTGGTGTTGATGCTATATGTGTGGCTGGGCATCGGCTTGGTGTGTGCAGGATTCTGCTGTCAGCAGGTGCTGCTGGTAGCGCGGGGGCAGACCTACTGCCAGATGAAGCGAGGCCAGCTGGTGGAGAGCTGCAGCTCCTGGAAGGACAACCTGAGTGATGTGTTTGGCTCCCACTGGGCGGTGGGGCTTTTCCTGCCAGTACAGACAGTGGAGGCCTTTTCAGGAGAGGTCGCTGCCCACCACCATAAACATGACTGAGGTTCACCAGGGTAGAGAGAACCTGGACATCATTCACATGAACTACCCCCAGTGGTTCACATAAAGAAGAtatcaattgcatactcctcgagTCCTCTCTCTTCGTTTCcgtctcaaaacccattggatgagaaagccagaggtcccacccctctgaccttctcctccaacgGGTTATGAGAAGGAGACGAAGAGAGAGGAcacgaggagtatgcaattgagatcttcccaTTGACTCATCATCATGCTTCCTTGTTGGGCTTGTCAGGAGGATAGTTTAAAATGTACATCAAATGAGGGAAGCCCAGAACAAACATAATGTGTCCATGATAGATAGATATGCCCACACATACCTGTTCTGACCTCTTCATCTTAACTCGTATACAGAAAACTGTGCTcagcatatatacacacatatatatatatatatatatatatacacacatatatatatatatatatatatatatatatatatatatacacacacatatatatatatatatatatatatatatatatatatatatatatatatatatatatatatatatacacatacatatacatatatatacacacatatatattatatgtatgtgtgtatatatatatacatacatacatacatacatacatatatacatatatatatatatatatatatatacatatgtgtgtatatatacatatatacatatatacatatatacatatatatatatatatatatatacacacatacatatatatatatatgtatgtgtgtgtgtatatatatatatatatatacacatatatatacacatatatatacacacatacattatatatatatatatatatatattatatacatacatacatacatacatacatacatacatacatacatacatacatacatacatacatacatacatatatatatacacacacacacacacatatatatacacacacatatatatataaatatatataaataacttCCTGATAATGGCTTTTAATGACATTGGTCTACTATTCACAGAATATATACATGAATACATTCCTTGAAGGACAGGAACAATAGCAATCTGAGAAGTGTATGGAATGCAGGTGTAAAAAGCAATCAAAGAAGATGTAAGTATGTACACTGCATTTGGAAATTATttagaacccttgactttttccacattttgttattttacagccttattcaaaaatttattaaatagctttttttccccctcatcaatctacacacaatacctcataatgacaaagcaaaaacaaatatttttttgtgtgcaaattcttaaaaataaaaatgggaaatatcacatttacataagtattcagaccctttactcagtactttgttgaagcacagttgtcagcgattacagctacaagtttggcacacctgtatttggggagtttctcccattcttctctgcagatcctctcaagctctgtcagattggatggggagcgtcgctgcacagctattttcaggtctctccagagatattcgataaggttcaagtttgggctctggctgggccactcaaggacattcagagtcccAAAgcctgtcttggctgtgtgcttagggtcgttgtactgatggaaggtgaaccttcgccctagtctgaggtcctgagcgctgttgagcaggctttcatcaaggatatctctgtactttgctctgttcatctttgcctcaatcatGACTGGTCTCCCTGTcattgccgctgaaaaacatccccacagcatgatgctgccaccaccatgctccaccgtagggatggtattggccagatgATGAACGGTGCTTAGTTTCCTCCAGATATGaagtttggcattcaggccaaagagttcaatcttgtttctcatggtctaagagtcctttaggtgtcttttggcaaactccaagcgggctgtcatttgccttttattgaggagtggctgcTGTCTCgccactctaccaaaaaggcctgattggtggagtgctgcagagatggttgtccttctgaaaggttctcccatctccacagagaaactctggagctctgtcagagtgaccatcaggttcttggtcacctaacTGACCAAGGCTCTtatcccctgattgctcagtttggcctggcggtcagctctagaaagagtcttggtggttccacactTCTTCCGTGTAAGACTTGATGGAGGccgtgttcttgggaaccttcaatgctgcaggaatgttttggtaaccttcaccagatctgtgtctcgacacaatcctgtctcggcgctctaaggacaattccttggacttcattgcttggtttttgctctgacatgcactgtcaactatgggatcttgaaatatccaataaatgtcgttccacttcatgattgtgtcccacttgttgttgattcttcacaaaaaaatacagttttatatctttatgtttgaagcctgaaatgtggcaaaaggtcgcaaagttcaagggggccgaatactttcgcaaggcactgtatatagacaggtgtgtgcctttccaaattatgtccaatcaattgaatttaccacaggtggacccattgaaacatctcaagatgatcaatggaaacaggatgtacctgagctttctcaatttcgagtctcatagcaaagagtctgaatacttatgcaaataagatCTGTTTTTTTTATCTTTAGTACGTTTGCAAAATTTTCTaataacctgttttcgctttgtcatcatgggatcttgtctgtagattgaggaaaataattgttttaatccattttagaataaggctgtaacataacaaaatgtggaaaaagtgaaggtgtctgaatactttccgaatgcactgtgtgtagTTATTTTAGACTACATGATATCAATTATAATTCATGTAGTGGCTACACTTAAATAACTGTAAGTGCATGCTTACCTTTCCTGTGCGGATTTTGTGGCAATATGTTGCTAGatagcatttaacacaaaatgcTGTGATAGAACATTTAAAATAAGGATTTAGAGTCTTTAGCTGGTATGCACAGGTATGATACTCCAAACATTTAGACATTCAGGAAAACACAGTAGCATAAATGACTGTATTGGGGCAGATGTTGGGACCCTACACATAATGGGGGGAAGATGTTGTTATTGTCATCAACAAAGTGATTTTCTTTTGTAGATTTCCCAGTTTTAACTTTCACCAAGGGCTACTGTCGCTAACAATATGTAACTCCACTGGAGGGAAAACTCACTAAAATGGCTGTATAGCACAATTTGCCAGGCTTACAGTGGTATCAGGAGTATGGAACATTCTATTGCATAACAACGTTTGAACTAGGACACCAATTTAAatactttttgttgttgataaGTTTTCTCTGAAAATAGGAGAAATGTGTTAGCAGTTTGTAGATACACATTCAGACAGTGCTTTACAAGGAGAAACAGAAATCTACAGCAGAGGAAAACAGGGTATGAATTGAGGTTTCTGATCTTTATGTCCAAACTATTATGTCCATCGTTGTCGTATGGCCTGTACCTACAAATGACCCCAAAGATGATGAACCGTAGTTTGGATTTGTTCATGGTGGGATCCTACAATAAGACTGTACACTTGTTCCAAATTTGTTGAGCAAGAGatcgtgccttcagaaagtattcatatactgttgttacagcctgcatttaaaatggattaaattgatttgttttctcatccatctacatacCCCATGATAACAAAgtaaaaacgtgtttttagaaaatttggcaaatttattgaaaatgaaatatagaaatatctcatttccataagtattcacacccctgagtcaatacatgttataatcaccTTTGCCacgattacagctgcaagtctttctgggtaagtctctctaagagctttgtatacctagattgtacaatatttgcccatttattattttctaaattctgtcaaattgtttgttgatcattgctagaaaatcatttaagtcttgccatagatttttgaAGCCAATTGAAGTAAAAACAAACTATtgattttaggttattgtcctgctgaaaagtgaattcatctcccagtgtctagtggaaagcGGACTAAACCAGGTTCCCTCTaagattttacctgtgcttagcaccattctgtttcttttttatcctgaagaactccccagtccttacaagcatacccataacatgatgcacccaccactatgcttgaagatatggagagtggtactcagtaatgtgttgtattggatttgccccaaacataagtttatattcaggacaaaaaatattttttttgcaaccttttttgcagtattactttagtgccttgttgtaaacaCGATGCATGTTCTTTTCACTCTTAgtgtagtattgtggagtaactacaatgttgttgatccagcctctgttttctccacacacacagccattgtaTATTTGTaatgactggatgtattgatacacaatccaaagtgtaataactgcactatgctcaaagagatattcaatgtctgcttaaaaaaaaaaaaaaaataggtgcccttctttgagaggcatttgaaaaccttcctggtctttctGGTTGAATCGGTTTaaaatgcactgctcgactgagggactttacaaATAATTGTacgagtacagagatgaggtatgttaaacactattattgcacacagagtgattccATGCAACTTACAGTATAGTGACTTAAGCAAATGTTcacttctgaacttatttaggcttgccagaacaaaggggttgaatacttgactcaagacatttcagcttttcattttttataaaaattgtaaaataaatctataattccactttgacattatgtggtattgtgtgtaggcctgtgacaaaacaatctcaattgtagaaatgtcaaatgtaacacaacaaaatatggaaaaagtcaaggggtgtgaatactttctgaaggcactgtataacattTTACAGCCCATCTTTAACTGTAATGAATATTCTGGTATTTATTCTGGTATTAGATTCCATCTGGAGCAAATAAATTATCTTATGGAAAAACAAACTGCTTTGTAGAACTATTTAGTCTATTCCTGTTATATTACCAATAAAACAGTTCAATATGGCAGTGGTTTCTGGCTCAGATGGAGTGCACTCAAAAACACCAACAACAGTGTGTAAAATCATTTCAAAACCACTGTTTATTAAGCAACCATGTCAATGCAAACaatatttctttaaaaaaagtaCAAAAAAGTGCACTTCAGTAAATGATGGTTAAAACGGTCTTTGTGCTATTCTCCAAAGCTAGAATTTTCCTGTACTTTACTTTGTACTGATGATCGCAGTATTTTGCCATACCAATTTTGATAACATATCAATACCTCCAAATCACTAagaacacacaacacaaagcTAGTTACTGTATTACTAGAGAGCCAATAGTTTGAGAAGGCTAGCTTACCTAAACCTTTGAGAGCCATtgtaacatttataaatgaattaTCAGTACCTACAACAGTTGTAAGTCTATTACCAAATGCTACATTCTAGTAAATAGATGTACAGTCAAGAAAATACTGAGCACCTACTGTAACTAATAATCTAATCGCACTGGACAAAACCAGAAGAGCATTAGGCCTACATTTCAGTATTTTGTCAGTCCCGGGACATACACATGTATGACTGACATTTGGCAGTACTTTCTCTTGTTAAAGTTGAAGAACAAAAGAGCATTTTATAGGCACAATCAAATAATTGGCCAAAACACAAAGAAaaactcaaatgaaatgatgtAACTTGCGTTTAGGAAACACATTTAAAATACAAAATCTTTGAATAAGTATTCATTCCTAATAGcatttaaatatataaatatgatcACTCCCCCTACATGAACGTTCCAGTAAAGTCCTTTAAAACAAGAACTGCTTCAGCTGAAGACACTTTAGCACAAAGAGTGGGATTCTAGTAAATTACAAATGAGCTGACTAGTAATAActtcaaatataaaacattttcaaCAGTTCTTTCTGTGTTATGTACAATACAGCATGTGAAGGACTAGTTCGAGTTAGAGAGAGATAACAATCAACACAATGCTACTTTTCATCAGCCATCTGACTCCTCCGATCTGAATAAAAAACATTTATCATTAAGAAATGTTTTATTAGCCTGCAACCACTGGGGTTTTTCCTCAACTCAAATATTGAATTAAATATTATGATGTAATATGTAGTACaacctatactgaacaaaaataacgCAACAgcgtttcacatgactgggaaaacagatatgcatctgttggtcagatacctttaaaaaaatggtaggggcgtggatcagaaaaccagtctggtgtgaccaccatttgcctcatgcatggCGACAcaccttcgcatagagttgatcaggctcttgattgtggcctgtggaatgttgtcccactcctcttcaatggctgtgcgaagttgctggatattggcaggaactggaacacgttgtcaaacacgttgatccagagcataccaaacatgcacaatgggtgacatgtctggtgagtatgtaggccatggaagaactgggacattttcagcttccaggaattgttgaCAGATGCTTGTGaaatggggccgtgcattatcatgctgaaacatgaggtgatggcggaggATAAATGACACGGCATTGGACCTCGGGAACTCGTCACGTATCTCTGATCACAACGTTGACGTCAGCAAAGCGcttgcccacacaacaccatacacggcGTCTGCATTGTGAGGCCGATTTGATGTACTGCCAGATTCtataaaacaatgttggaggtggcttatggtagagaaattaacattacattctatGGCAAAAGCTCAGGTAGACATTCTTGCagtctgcatgccaattgcacactccctcaaaagacttgagacatctgtggcaactgcacattttagagtggccttattgtccccagcacatgttgcacctgtgtaatgatcatcctgtttaatcagattcttgatatgccacacctgtcaggtggatggattatcttggcaaaggagaaatgttcattaGCAGGGCTGgacatttctgagatcttttatttcagctcatgaaacatgggaccaacactttacatgttgcgtttatatttttgttcagtgtataatgcAAGACAGTATTTCAATAACATACATAAGAATGGGTGCCGTCACTTCAGTAGCTATAATTTTCTGCATTTAACAGGCATTCATTTTTTGGTCTTTAATTAATAAAAGACGCATTGTAACTATGGTGTTTAACTGTACTCTATTCAGTTATTGATGTTGTCCTAATTCAAAGGCAGGTTTAAAATAAATAGCAACATCAAGGACAAGGCCATATTTCACTAGATGTACATACCTAAAAAAAGACATCATAATACAAAAGCTTTATGTACAGCCCTCTAAAGAATCACAATCAGTAATATACAGTTGAGCGCTGTGCTAGTCTAGTACTGACAAATACTGAAGAGGACATATTGCTAGGCTATCTAAAATATTCTCTGACTAAATACGATCAACTATGAAATATTCTTAGAGCTGTTCCTAATCTCCCCTTATTGGTTAAAGTTTTTAAAGCAATTTTTAAATGTACACAAAACTCTAATGTCTGGTGTACTTAAATCATCTTTACAATTTGGTCCCAAAAATGATTATCGTTGTCATAAAGTGATGTTTCCCCCATAATAAAGCAGTTACTGTTCTGGCCAGGTACGGATTAATTCATTGTATTATTTTATCCATACCTATTCCCTGCATGTATTGATAGATGTATTAATCTAGAAGCCATAGCCCTATTGCAAGCAGTACTTGCTATTTAAACCGAACACTGATTATAGGCAAGGGTTCAAGGGTTAAGCACGTTTCTCCATTTGTACTGGTTTACAGCAGGTGTGCTTATGATCCATGCACCTCCTTCTGCTAGTGTCTTATGCCAGGATAACCTGTGGATCCATGGCCTGACACTGCCCCTCCTCAGCCCTGGCAGGGTCTGTGTCTAGCTGCAGGGTCAGCTGGAGCCTTGTCCAGACCAGCGGGTCACCACTGCCCAGGGCCTCCACAAACAGATCTGTCTGCTCCTGCAGCTGCTTTAAATGGCCCTGGGTGCGCCGGTTCTGCCTGATCAGCTCCTTGATGCGTAGCGTTATGCCCAGCAGGCCAGAGTTGCTGAGGATGTTGTAGGTGTTGCTGAAGCGTTTACCTTTGTTGTTGTCTGTGGACAGGGCATCTTGGCAGCGGTCGTTGTCGCCCTGGCAACTGCTCGCCTCTGACACAGGTGCACATTTATTGGAGACCACAGCAGTGGCCTCAGTGCCCAGGGAGTGAGGCATGCCTAGGAACTGAGGTATTGGCAGCTTCTGAGAGCTGGCCAGCTGTGTTTGTTTGTCAACAACCTCTAAGGTGGCCACTGTTTGGAGGGGTGTCAGAGGCCTTGGCTGGGGGCTATGGGAGCTGTACAGTTTGTCGCCATGGTGACGATACCACCGGTTACGCCTCCCGTGATACCCAGGCGTTGAACTTCCTCTTTCGGCCGAAGAGGCCCCCTGCCTCCTGGAGGAGCTCTCCCCAGGGTGAGGGGCGATTTTGGGATAAGATTTCAGTATGGGCAGGTAGTTATTCTTTGAGTCCCGGTGCTTGTCTGAGGAACGCTTTGGAGAGATGTTGTTACTGATGTTGTTGCTGCCGTTGGGGACCATGGGATGGAGGAGGACCACCTGGGACTGGGGGAGAATCTCCAGGGAGGAAGGGAAGCCCCAGGGCTTTACTACTGGAGACATTGGGCTTGGCTGGGGGCATCATAATATAATACCATCTCACTCATTAGATCATACAAAAAGATGGTAGTTGACAAAGaagaatacagtactgtaattgtTCCCTGTGTTAAAGCAATGTAGGGCTCTACAGTGATACCATTTAAGGGCATTTGCtcctaaatattttgctgtgctgGATTTTTTTTTATCTGGGAGCACCAATGCCCCTAGATAAAAAAATAATCACCAAGGTAATAATTGTTGTAATGATTTCTTCGCTGTCCCTCAGCCTCAGTAGTATGCAAACATGTCGTGGCACAGACAGAAAATACAAGGGAGAGCTTCTTCAGGAGATATAGGCCAAATGTAGGATATTATCTCAATCtttaaaaaatcacattttctGGTGCTCCTAACACTATGTTGTAATTTCTGGCAAGTCTTACAATTAAAGCACCAATCTGCacttattacatcaatttttggaCATATATTAATGATAtaaacccattgattcttgaagagcATAACTTATTAATGCCCCATTAGCTAAGTTCAACCGTCTTACCCCATTAGAAgccaaaatataaaacatgttttccaatgtttgtaaacaaagtaaaagtATCTTGTGTGGTtaaatggttaaaactataatgttgatatcatgtaTGGTCAGTCCTTACATCCATAGCTCTTTCTATGATTTTGAGGGTGGTTACATTCCTCCAGCCCCGTTCTTCAACCTTTTACCAAAACACTGGTGGGGAaaatgctttgttattgtttcaaatgCGGATTGCCGCTTTAGTAACTAAaatatttttccccaaaaaatgtccACTTAGGAGGACATGTGCTCCTTGTAAAAAAAAAGGTCACTGTAGAGCCCTGGAATATTGAAGCTAATAAACCCAACCACAATACAATTGAACTACAAGCTGAGCAGAGAATAATAGCACATAGGTCACAAACAAGGCTCAGTTTAGTCTACAGTACCAGATTCAGGACTATGTTGTTCATGATGATCATGGGGGAGAGGCCAGGGTAGGATCCTCCGGCTACAGCCACCTGGGGACCTGGGCCCTGGACCTGGGCCCTCACCATGTCCCCCGAGTCAGTTTGGTCCATCACATTCTGGTACCCAGAGCTGGCATCTGGAAaggataaaaaaacaaaacaaaacaaaaagttaATAGAAACACCACCGCCTTTGTTTTCTTTTTGTGCCAAGATCTTGAAGAGCAATTTTGGAAATATTTGCAAGGGTAACAGAGAGATAACAGCTTGAGGTAATAACTCCACAGCCACAGTAAAGATTCCATGGGAATCATGCCCTGACCTAGTCATAGCTGAGTGAACccacagcaacaaaaaaaataaataggtCACCACTCCTGGTGCTCAAAACAACAATTTCGCTGAGGAAATGGTGGTGGCCTAGATTCCTGGATTAGAGTTGATAGAGAGGCAGGGTGTACATTCGTGTGTTTGTAACACCTGAGAAACCGGAGTCCCTCTCAGACTCTGGCTTAGATGCTCTCAGGTGGTACATCATAGTGGATGAGGGCCTCCTGTGGCTCTGTGGTTTGCTCATCTTTGCTCTTCCTTGGACCTCTCAAACCAAACCATCTACAATGGGGTTGAATCGTCCTAATCATAGAAATAAAAAAAGTTATAGTTAGAGCCGATAATCACAGTGTAGTAAGGCTACACATCACATGAAACATTTAACAACAGTTTCAACCTAGCCGCATATGGAGTAAAATTCACTAGTCAAGcaatctagctaacgttagcagacAGTAACAAACAACAAACAGTTAGCCACAATAATCACGCTTGCGTACTGTCAAGAGAGCAAGCCAATAACAGCTTACTAGCGATCCACCTCATTTTCA from Oncorhynchus clarkii lewisi isolate Uvic-CL-2024 chromosome 25, UVic_Ocla_1.0, whole genome shotgun sequence encodes the following:
- the LOC139383976 gene encoding palmitoyltransferase ZDHHC22 — protein: MIIRMFKLRLLNAVAPAYFFSATAVTFIFHFCFFIPTIFQSPGISLRASTVIHTAVFLYLMLNALGNYVMTIKYPAESANETVIPACSADCSDKIDAHYLLNGRHFCKLCKKVILRRDHHCFFTGNCIGNKNMRYFIMFCIYTSCTCLYSLVLGVAFLTVEYNISFENPLTFLTLLPLSTGYFFLGVISGLQFFLVLMLYVWLGIGLVCAGFCCQQVLLVARGQTYCQMKRGQLVESCSSWKDNLSDVFGSHWAVGLFLPVQTVEAFSGEVAAHHHKHD
- the LOC139383687 gene encoding CLOCK-interacting pacemaker a isoform X2, which codes for MSKPQSHRRPSSTMMYHLRASKPESERDSGFSDASSGYQNVMDQTDSGDMVRAQVQGPGPQVAVAGGSYPGLSPMIIMNNIVLNLPSPMSPVVKPWGFPSSLEILPQSQVVLLHPMVPNGSNNISNNISPKRSSDKHRDSKNNYLPILKSYPKIAPHPGESSSRRQGASSAERGSSTPGYHGRRNRWYRHHGDKLYSSHSPQPRPLTPLQTVATLEVVDKQTQLASSQKLPIPQFLGMPHSLGTEATAVVSNKCAPVSEASSCQGDNDRCQDALSTDNNKGKRFSNTYNILSNSGLLGITLRIKELIRQNRRTQGHLKQLQEQTDLFVEALGSGDPLVWTRLQLTLQLDTDPARAEEGQCQAMDPQVILA
- the LOC139383687 gene encoding CLOCK-interacting pacemaker a isoform X1, producing MTRSGHDSHGIFTVAVELLPQAVISLLPLQIFPKLLFKILAQKENKGGGVSINFLFCFVFLSFPDASSGYQNVMDQTDSGDMVRAQVQGPGPQVAVAGGSYPGLSPMIIMNNIVLNLPSPMSPVVKPWGFPSSLEILPQSQVVLLHPMVPNGSNNISNNISPKRSSDKHRDSKNNYLPILKSYPKIAPHPGESSSRRQGASSAERGSSTPGYHGRRNRWYRHHGDKLYSSHSPQPRPLTPLQTVATLEVVDKQTQLASSQKLPIPQFLGMPHSLGTEATAVVSNKCAPVSEASSCQGDNDRCQDALSTDNNKGKRFSNTYNILSNSGLLGITLRIKELIRQNRRTQGHLKQLQEQTDLFVEALGSGDPLVWTRLQLTLQLDTDPARAEEGQCQAMDPQVILA